Proteins found in one Thalassomonas actiniarum genomic segment:
- a CDS encoding polysaccharide deacetylase family protein: MSKISFTSLMYHGIHSTPECDGCFDAVYSVTRESFVAQLDYLLANQYQAVTLEQALSGEYQKPVVITFDDGDVSNYSFAFPELKKRNMLAEFYITSDWIDTPGYMSGQQLLEMHQAGMSIQAHGQTHAYMSDLEPEALEQELKISKQKVEAATQHPVHTVALPGGRGLKQVLPLYQKLGYSYIATSVLGHNKQKQPINRITMTSNTSIKVLANMLSGTGMLYWKAIIVQQVLTLAKRLLGNKNYEKIRSKLIRV, translated from the coding sequence ATGAGCAAGATTTCTTTTACTTCCCTGATGTATCACGGCATACATTCCACCCCGGAATGCGACGGCTGCTTCGATGCCGTCTACAGCGTGACCCGAGAGTCATTTGTTGCACAACTTGATTACCTGCTGGCCAACCAGTACCAGGCCGTGACCCTGGAGCAGGCGCTGAGCGGCGAATATCAAAAGCCCGTGGTGATCACCTTCGATGACGGTGATGTCTCCAACTACAGCTTCGCCTTTCCCGAACTGAAAAAGCGCAATATGCTGGCGGAGTTTTATATCACCAGCGACTGGATAGACACCCCGGGTTATATGTCCGGTCAGCAGCTGCTGGAAATGCACCAGGCAGGCATGAGCATACAGGCCCATGGCCAAACCCATGCCTATATGTCGGACCTGGAGCCAGAAGCACTGGAGCAGGAGCTGAAGATCAGCAAACAAAAGGTGGAAGCAGCCACCCAGCACCCGGTACATACCGTTGCCCTGCCCGGCGGCAGAGGTTTAAAGCAGGTATTACCCCTGTACCAGAAATTAGGTTATTCCTATATCGCCACTTCGGTATTGGGCCATAACAAGCAAAAACAGCCGATAAACCGTATCACCATGACCAGCAACACCAGTATCAAGGTATTGGCCAATATGCTCTCGGGCACCGGCATGTTGTATTGGAAGGCTATTATCGTCCAGCAGGTACTCACCCTGGCCAAGCGTCTGTTGGGCAATAAAAATTATGAAAAAATCCGCAGTAAGTTGATAAGAGTTTAA
- the xrt gene encoding exosortase — MALIAIFSVFYPLQIHEYWDAWINSHSYSHGSLLLLVSLFLIGSKPYAVEGSKGNIGFLLLLAGLTLVYALASLAKIEVVLRFLMPCFMIAATGAVFGYRNLKKFLIPLLLLFFTVPSWSIVSPIFQAIAANAVATISMLIGIPTYIEGNSVAIPNGTFLVAEGCSGVRYILVALSIALINSELSRFKTRSQVISLTLAFVLAIVANWVRIEVIVLYAHQYGMSHPIIADHNSLGWIVFGIFMLFYFLLLPYITTQEQKEQAITPQPLQPRQKWLALATVAVLAMAAAIPAYFYQQAPASLVSQKNNQLGNQAGNQPGVMHNFTPPSREQYRQELVQGSRHTLMLLEYDMRDQNADITNTENRPVSKKYRIKAEITDKVADHALKTFIITDNARQYYYSFWYQSGDLLTTSLTKVKLASVTSLLKGEFINHAYFVATECDISCSNLAAHRDFIKQLMTEKQ, encoded by the coding sequence ATGGCATTAATCGCCATATTCAGCGTTTTTTATCCACTGCAGATCCACGAATACTGGGATGCCTGGATCAACAGCCACAGTTATTCCCACGGCTCATTACTGCTACTGGTCAGCCTTTTTCTGATAGGCTCTAAACCTTATGCCGTCGAGGGCTCCAAAGGCAATATCGGCTTCCTGCTGCTGCTGGCAGGACTCACCCTGGTTTATGCCCTGGCTTCGCTGGCAAAAATAGAAGTGGTATTACGTTTTTTAATGCCCTGCTTTATGATTGCTGCCACCGGGGCGGTTTTTGGCTATCGCAACCTGAAAAAGTTTCTGATCCCCCTGTTGCTGCTGTTTTTTACCGTGCCGTCATGGTCGATTGTCTCTCCCATTTTTCAGGCCATTGCCGCCAATGCCGTCGCCACCATCAGCATGCTGATAGGCATTCCCACCTATATTGAAGGCAATTCTGTCGCCATTCCCAACGGCACCTTTTTGGTAGCGGAAGGCTGCAGCGGTGTCCGCTATATTCTGGTGGCCTTATCCATCGCCCTGATCAACAGCGAGTTATCCCGGTTTAAAACCCGCTCCCAGGTGATCTCCCTGACCCTGGCCTTTGTACTGGCAATTGTCGCCAACTGGGTGCGGATAGAAGTCATCGTGTTATATGCCCACCAGTATGGTATGTCACATCCGATCATCGCCGATCATAACAGCCTGGGCTGGATAGTGTTTGGTATCTTTATGCTGTTTTATTTCCTGCTGCTGCCCTATATCACCACCCAGGAACAAAAGGAGCAGGCGATCACGCCGCAACCGCTGCAGCCAAGACAGAAATGGCTGGCACTGGCCACTGTGGCGGTTTTAGCCATGGCAGCGGCGATACCCGCTTACTTTTACCAGCAGGCACCAGCAAGCCTGGTCAGCCAAAAAAATAATCAGCTTGGAAATCAGGCCGGCAATCAGCCGGGGGTTATGCACAACTTTACCCCGCCAAGCCGGGAGCAATACCGTCAGGAACTGGTTCAAGGTAGCCGTCACACCCTGATGCTGCTTGAATATGATATGCGGGATCAAAACGCGGACATCACCAATACGGAAAACCGCCCGGTGAGTAAAAAATATCGCATTAAAGCAGAGATCACCGACAAGGTCGCCGATCATGCGCTGAAAACCTTTATTATCACCGATAATGCCAGGCAATATTATTACAGCTTTTGGTATCAAAGCGGCGATCTCCTGACTACAAGCTTAACCAAAGTCAAACTGGCCTCGGTTACCAGCCTGCTTAAAGGGGAGTTTATTAACCACGCCTATTTTGTCGCCACCGAATGCGACATTAGCTGCAGCAACCTGGCGGCCCACCGGGACTTTATCAAACAACTTATGACAGAAAAACAATGA
- a CDS encoding O-antigen ligase family protein has product MRPVNKRQQAADQGFTNWPLLIFLFFLPLRNVVTKFFPPLPGGINFVNVFFVLAFIFCLKSKEKIDWSYVPNKKLLYFILYLFCSLLLMMANLSNPIEGSANALKDFVFILCLTYIVQRSITRVEDVEKIIIALILPMPYVFRLVYSQYKSVARWHYSDDLRVNGPMEGLGSNELGAYLVTTTLLLLALVTFYKSRKKWVRYFTYLALACSGISLTLTYSRGAYLAMILAGLYFYLIKEKKGKLTLVLVLFTLSLPVIMPVSVVERFSSISSDESDRDASAASRFVFWEAAFEKAQESPIWGYGYRSWRSPEINKTGMDTHNYFVKTIVEGGAIGMFLLLTLVYANYKLARYAYKNATDPAHKAIALAVLLATLGMMVGNMFGDRFSHYSVVFIYWTLVGMLIKLQQLSKGPPPVGPKKRNNKRLR; this is encoded by the coding sequence ATGAGACCTGTAAATAAACGACAACAAGCCGCCGACCAGGGATTTACCAACTGGCCTTTGCTTATTTTCTTGTTTTTCCTGCCACTGCGTAACGTGGTCACCAAATTTTTCCCGCCGTTACCCGGCGGCATAAACTTTGTTAATGTTTTCTTTGTCCTGGCATTTATCTTTTGCTTAAAGAGTAAAGAAAAAATTGACTGGAGTTATGTCCCCAATAAGAAATTACTCTATTTCATCCTTTATTTGTTTTGCTCTTTGCTGTTGATGATGGCCAACCTCAGCAATCCGATAGAGGGCTCGGCTAACGCCTTAAAAGATTTTGTTTTTATCCTGTGCCTGACCTATATAGTGCAAAGAAGCATCACCCGGGTTGAAGACGTTGAAAAGATTATTATCGCCCTTATCCTGCCTATGCCTTATGTGTTCCGCCTGGTTTATTCCCAATACAAGTCGGTGGCCCGCTGGCATTACTCCGATGATTTAAGGGTAAACGGTCCGATGGAAGGATTAGGCTCCAATGAACTCGGGGCTTATCTGGTCACCACCACCTTGTTGTTGCTGGCGCTGGTAACCTTCTATAAATCCAGGAAAAAGTGGGTGCGATACTTTACCTACCTGGCCCTGGCGTGCTCGGGTATCTCACTCACCCTGACCTATTCCCGGGGAGCATATCTGGCGATGATTCTGGCGGGACTGTATTTTTATCTGATCAAGGAGAAAAAGGGCAAACTGACCCTGGTACTGGTGTTGTTCACCCTTAGCCTGCCGGTAATTATGCCGGTTTCCGTAGTAGAGCGTTTCTCGAGTATCAGTTCCGATGAAAGCGATCGGGATGCCAGCGCGGCTTCACGTTTTGTTTTCTGGGAAGCCGCCTTTGAAAAAGCCCAGGAATCGCCGATTTGGGGTTATGGCTACCGCAGCTGGCGCAGTCCGGAAATCAATAAAACCGGTATGGATACCCATAACTATTTTGTCAAAACCATAGTCGAAGGCGGGGCAATCGGCATGTTTCTCCTGCTCACCCTGGTTTATGCCAATTATAAACTCGCCAGGTACGCCTATAAGAATGCCACCGACCCTGCCCATAAAGCCATCGCCCTGGCGGTGCTGTTGGCGACCCTGGGCATGATGGTGGGCAATATGTTTGGCGATCGTTTTTCGCATTATTCGGTCGTGTTTATCTACTGGACCCTGGTAGGCATGCTGATCAAACTGCAGCAACTCTCGAAGGGGCCGCCGCCTGTCGGCCCTAAAAAACGTAACAATAAAAGATTGCGATGA
- a CDS encoding oligosaccharide flippase family protein has product MSNQLIKHSMIYSLFQLFMIFAGLISFPVLTKSLSTEEYGTLGLITVSLSMLASFGKLGIQHGIIRYREDYEKTTFISNITYLALLGPLALCLTFMALSLLLYQLDYIPSNHIDTVLIVIFLAFGEQIRNFIVNYFISEQESPLVAKIRIISKVITMTFTLSTVVVILASAKGFIYGFLVAEIIVLSLTLIIAQKHKLFTGISLSKVSSKIYKPLLLFSIPLLGLEMVSMLHAFIDRYLIKYFMEARYLGYYSAYYNMATMLAALIIGGLTTAIVPAYLKTWNEHGREATEALLNRIFNGLLLIYPIIIISLWVVSKELFALLTTDEYIAYAYLLPLIAMGVLVQSAMPLFSAGLKIKKASMTMFYSVIFSAVLNLILNLVFIPLYGLTAAAITTTISYACIAASFAYFGSSTLTIRVNFYIFLRSCLYAGVFLLLSPYIQHDINVIQLGLKVGAGVVYFCLVFVLFEKPLTLFLFNSLLKRNPGAKQAVKPL; this is encoded by the coding sequence TTGTCCAATCAGCTCATTAAACACAGCATGATTTATTCATTATTTCAGCTATTTATGATTTTTGCTGGTTTAATTTCCTTTCCTGTTTTAACCAAATCCTTATCCACGGAAGAATACGGCACCTTAGGGCTGATCACGGTGAGTCTAAGCATGCTCGCTTCCTTCGGCAAATTAGGCATACAGCACGGTATTATCCGCTATCGCGAAGACTATGAAAAAACCACCTTTATCAGCAACATCACTTATTTAGCCCTACTCGGTCCGCTGGCATTATGCCTGACGTTTATGGCGCTTTCCCTGCTCCTGTATCAACTGGATTATATTCCGTCAAACCATATAGATACCGTACTTATCGTGATTTTCCTGGCCTTTGGCGAACAAATCAGGAACTTTATCGTCAATTACTTTATCAGCGAACAGGAAAGCCCGCTGGTGGCTAAAATCAGGATCATCAGCAAAGTGATCACTATGACCTTTACCTTATCCACGGTAGTCGTCATTTTGGCTTCCGCCAAAGGCTTTATCTATGGTTTCCTGGTAGCCGAAATTATCGTGCTTTCCCTGACCCTGATTATTGCCCAAAAGCACAAACTGTTTACCGGCATCAGCTTGTCCAAGGTCTCATCCAAGATCTATAAACCCCTATTGCTGTTCAGCATTCCGCTGCTGGGGCTGGAAATGGTCAGTATGCTGCACGCCTTTATCGATCGCTACCTGATCAAATACTTTATGGAAGCCAGATATCTCGGCTATTATTCCGCCTATTACAATATGGCAACTATGCTGGCGGCCTTGATCATCGGCGGGCTGACCACGGCAATAGTGCCCGCTTATCTTAAAACCTGGAATGAACACGGCCGGGAAGCAACCGAAGCCTTATTAAACCGGATTTTTAACGGCTTGCTGCTGATCTACCCCATTATCATTATCAGCCTCTGGGTGGTATCAAAAGAATTGTTTGCCTTGCTCACCACCGACGAATATATCGCTTATGCCTACCTCCTGCCCCTGATTGCCATGGGAGTGCTGGTGCAGTCCGCGATGCCGTTATTTTCCGCCGGGTTAAAAATTAAAAAAGCCTCGATGACCATGTTTTACTCGGTTATTTTCAGTGCGGTATTAAACCTGATCCTCAACCTTGTTTTTATCCCCCTCTACGGGTTAACGGCAGCAGCCATCACCACCACCATCAGTTATGCCTGCATTGCCGCCAGCTTTGCCTATTTCGGCTCAAGCACCCTTACGATAAGAGTCAATTTTTATATTTTTCTGCGCAGCTGTTTATATGCCGGAGTTTTCCTGCTGCTGTCGCCTTATATCCAGCATGACATCAATGTTATCCAGCTAGGCCTTAAGGTCGGCGCCGGGGTGGTTTATTTTTGCCTGGTATTTGTCTTATTTGAAAAACCCTTAACCCTCTTTTTATTTAACTCCTTGTTAAAGCGCAATCCCGGCGCCAAACAAGCGGTTAAGCCGTTATAA
- a CDS encoding polysaccharide deacetylase family protein encodes MKISPAKVIARVKQALIGMSGLSAKLHRVRGYHKITIVSYHGIHSDELPLEDHCFMHLDRFKEQMHYLHQHFNVLPLEQALQIADYDGEKPLAAITFDDGFYNNYSLAFPVLKALQLPATVFLATNYINSHHTIWFCDLLRMLSQTPKNSLLWQGKRYPLKNNEQKQAVSRLLQAQLKTRKTDEARAELQALAKALDCDLNYRYQADSPFYMLTAPAIKEMSDSGLITFGAHTHNHVILSKTTLEHAREEIQTSILETEKLTGKPCYSFAYPNGRAEDFNESHQQMLSDNGIRFSATTINGLTAPQKELLAFKRLFINTDTGIEVFKLQVHGHR; translated from the coding sequence ATGAAGATCTCGCCAGCTAAAGTTATTGCCCGGGTAAAACAGGCCCTGATCGGCATGTCCGGCTTGTCGGCAAAATTGCACCGGGTACGCGGCTACCACAAGATCACCATAGTCTCCTATCACGGCATACATAGCGATGAACTGCCGCTGGAAGATCACTGTTTTATGCATCTTGACCGCTTTAAAGAGCAGATGCATTACCTGCATCAGCATTTTAATGTATTGCCTTTAGAGCAGGCCTTGCAGATAGCCGATTACGACGGGGAAAAGCCCCTGGCGGCAATCACTTTCGATGACGGCTTTTATAACAACTACTCGCTGGCCTTCCCCGTGCTCAAAGCGCTGCAACTGCCGGCAACGGTTTTTCTGGCGACCAACTATATCAACAGCCACCATACCATCTGGTTTTGCGATCTGCTGCGTATGCTCAGCCAAACCCCGAAGAATAGCTTGCTTTGGCAGGGAAAACGCTACCCCCTCAAAAACAACGAGCAAAAACAGGCGGTATCCCGGCTGTTGCAGGCACAGTTGAAAACCAGGAAAACGGATGAGGCCAGGGCCGAGTTGCAGGCTTTGGCCAAAGCACTCGATTGTGATTTAAATTACCGCTACCAGGCAGACTCGCCTTTTTATATGTTAACGGCACCAGCCATTAAAGAGATGTCCGATTCCGGGTTAATCACCTTCGGCGCCCATACCCATAACCATGTCATCTTATCAAAAACCACTTTGGAGCATGCCAGGGAGGAAATTCAGACCTCTATCCTTGAAACCGAAAAACTCACCGGCAAGCCCTGCTACAGCTTTGCCTATCCCAACGGCCGGGCCGAAGACTTTAACGAAAGCCATCAGCAGATGCTCAGCGACAACGGCATACGCTTTTCCGCCACCACCATTAATGGCCTGACGGCTCCCCAAAAAGAATTACTCGCCTTTAAGCGCTTGTTTATCAATACCGATACCGGCATTGAGGTTTTTAAACTGCAAGTACACGGGCACAGATAA
- a CDS encoding serine O-acetyltransferase encodes MFNNIKVDYQKYARVTERHNPVSRFLFSLLQHGFIALLVYRFGRYVNTIETPVLSHVLKIVYILLKYISEVLTGIQINVNSDIAPGFFIGHFSCIIIGAEKIGRNCSVGQGVTIGRKGAGKSNGWPTIGENVYIGAGAKVFGAISIGDNVIIGANAVVNKDVPANSTAVGIPAKIIPNQVDEDLAS; translated from the coding sequence ATGTTTAATAATATTAAAGTCGACTATCAGAAATACGCCAGGGTGACCGAAAGACACAACCCGGTTTCCCGGTTTCTCTTTTCGCTGCTCCAGCACGGCTTTATCGCCCTGCTGGTGTATCGCTTTGGCCGCTATGTCAACACCATCGAAACTCCGGTGCTCAGCCATGTGCTGAAAATTGTCTATATCCTGCTCAAATACATTTCCGAGGTCCTGACCGGAATACAAATCAATGTCAACTCCGATATCGCACCGGGCTTTTTTATCGGCCATTTCAGCTGCATCATCATAGGCGCAGAGAAAATTGGCCGTAACTGCTCCGTCGGCCAGGGGGTGACCATAGGGCGTAAGGGCGCAGGAAAGTCCAACGGCTGGCCGACAATCGGAGAAAATGTCTATATCGGCGCCGGCGCCAAAGTATTCGGCGCCATCTCCATAGGAGACAATGTCATTATCGGCGCTAATGCCGTGGTCAACAAAGATGTACCGGCAAACAGCACTGCCGTCGGTATTCCTGCAAAAATAATTCCGAACCAGGTCGATGAAGATCTCGCCAGCTAA